The Globicephala melas chromosome 20, mGloMel1.2, whole genome shotgun sequence genome contains a region encoding:
- the PPP1R27 gene encoding protein phosphatase 1 regulatory subunit 27 has translation MILRARLERLSFSPWGVSMTAQLYIALRALYKQEVPWPAGARRALRWLCWRSSSAGRACTPLWSGHLPPPSSRVPTGVAHTIAARMPSRTVRYARYSPRQRRRRLLAERSVRFPNDVLFLDHIRQGDLEQVGRFIRARKVALDTIHPSGLAALHEAVLSGNLECVKLLVKYGADIHQRDETGWTPLHIACSDGYPDIARYLISLGADREAANDDGDLPSDLIDPDFKDLVELFKGTKMD, from the exons ATGATCCTGAGGGCACGGCTGGAGCGGCTCAGTTTCAGCCCCTGGGGTGTAAGCATGACTGCGCAGCTTTATATAGCTCTGCGGGCCCTATATAAGCAGGAGGTGCCCTGGCCAGCGGGAGCACGGAGAGCACTGAGGTGGCTGTGCTGGAGATCATCATCGGCCggaagagcctgcacgccactCTGGTCTGGGCACCTTCCTCCCCCAAGCAGTAGGGTCCCCACAGGGGTGGCCCACACCATAGCTGCCAGGATGCCCAGCAGAACAGTCCGCTATGCCCGCTACAGCCCGAGGCAGCGGCGCCGGAGGCTACTGGCTGAACGCAGTGTGCGCTTCCCTAACGATGTCCTGTTCTTGGACCACATCCGCCAGGGCGACCTGGAGCAGGTGGGGCGCTTCATCCGGGCTCGGAAAGTCGCCCTGGACACCATCCACCCCTCAG GTCTGGCTGCCCTTCACGAAGCAGTGCTTTCTGGAAACCTGGAGTGCGTGAAGCTGCTAGTCAAATACGGGGCGGACATTCATCAGCGAGATGAGACAGGCTGGACACCACTGCACATCGCTTGCAGCGATGGGTACCCTGACATAGCCAG GTACCTCATTTCCCTGGGGGCAGACAGAGAAGCAGCCAACGACGATGGTGATCTGCCCTCGGACCTCATTGACCCTGACTTCAAGGACTTGGTGGAGTTATTCAAAGGGACTAAGATGGACTga
- the P4HB gene encoding protein disulfide-isomerase isoform X2: protein MLRRALLCLALAALVRAGAGAPDEEDHVLVLHKGNFDEALAAHKYLLVEFYAPWCGHCKALAPEYAKAAGKLKAEGSEIRLAKVDATEESDLAQQYGVRGYPTIKFFKNGDTASPKEYTAGREADDIVNWLKKRTGPAASTLSDGAAAEALVESSEVAVIGFFKDVESESAKQFLLAAEATDDIPFGITSNSDMFSKYQLDKDGVVLFKKFDEGRNNFEGEVTKEKLLDFIKHNQLPLVIEFTEQTAPKIFGGEIKTHILLFLPKSVSDYEGKLSNFKKAAESFKGKILFIFIDSDHADNQRILEFFGLKKEECPAVRLITLEEEMTKYKPESDELTAEKITEFCHRFLEGKIKPHLMSQELPDDWDKQPVKVLVGKNFEEVAFDEKKNVFVEFYAPWCGHCKQLAPIWDKLGETYKDHENVVIAKMDSTANEVEAVKVHSFPTLKFFPASADRMVIDYNGERTLDGFKKFLESGGQDGAGDDDDLEDLEEAEEPDLEEDDDQKAVKDEL, encoded by the exons ATGCTACGCCGTGCTCTGCTCTGCCTGGCCCTGGCCGCACTAGTCCGCGCGGGCGCCGGCGCCCCCGACGAGGAGGACCACGTCCTGGTGCTCCATAAGGGCAACTTCGACGAGGCGCTGGCGGCCCACAAGTACCTGCTGGTGGAGTTCT ATGCCCCATGGTGTGGCCACTGCAAGGCTCTGGCCCCGGAGTATGCCAAAGCAGCTGGGAAGCTGAAGGCAGAAGGTTCTGAGATCAGACTGGCCAAGGTGGATGCTACCGAAGAGTCTGACTTGGCCCAGCAGTATGGCGTCCGTGGCTACCCTACCATCAAGTTCTTCAAGAACGGAGACACGGCGTCCCCCAAAGAGTACACAG CTGGCAGAGAAGCCGACGATATCGTGAACTGGCTGAAGAAGCGCACAGGTCCTGCTGCCAGCACGCTGTCTGACGGGGCTGCCGCGGAGGCCTTGGTGGAGTCCAGCGAGGTGGCAGTCATCGGCTTCTTTAAG GACGTGGAGTCGGAGTCTGCCAAGCAGTTCTTACTGGCAGCAGAAGCCACCGATGACATCCCCTTCGGGATCACATCCAACAGTGACATGTTCTCCAAATACCAGCTGGACAAGGACGGGGTTGTCCTCTTTAAGAAG TTTGATGAAGGCCGGAACAACTTTGAGGGGGAGGTCACCAAGGAGAAACTTCTGGACTTCATCAAGCACAACCAGTTACCCCTGGTCATCGAGTTCACTGAGCAG ACAGCCCCGAAGATCTTCGGAGGGGAAATTAAGACACACATCCTGCTGTTCCTGCCGAAGAGCGTGTCCGACTACGAGGGAAAGCTGAGCAACTTCAAAAAAGCTGCCGAGAGCTTCAAGGGCAAG ATCCTGTTTATCTTCATCGACAGCGACCATGCTGACAACCAGCGCATCCTGGAGTTCTTCGGCCTGAAGAAGGAGGAGTGCCCGGCCGTGCGCCTCATCACGCTGGAGGAGGAGATGACCAAGTACAAGCCAGAGTCGGACGAGCTGACGGCAGAGAAGATCACCGAGTTCTGCCACCGCTTCTTGGAGGGCAAGATCAAG CCCCACCTCATGAGCCAGGAGCTGCCTGATGACTGGGACAAGCAGCCTGTCAAAGTGCTCGTCGGGAAGAACTTCGAAGAGGTCGCTTTTGATGAGAAAAAGAACGTCTTTGTGGAGTTCT ACGCCCCGTGGTGCGGTCACTGCAAGCAGCTGGCCCCCATCTGGGATAAGCTGGGAGAGACGTATAAGGACCACGAGAACGTCGTCATTGCCAAGATGGACTCCACAGCCAATGAGGTGGAGGCGGTGAAAGTGCACAGCTTCCCCACGCTCAAGTTCTTCCCCGCCAGCGCCGACAGGATG GTCATCGACTACAATGGGGAGCGGACACTGGACGGTTTTAAGAAGTTCCTGGAGAGCGGCGGCCAGGACGGAGCCGGGGATGATGAT GATCTAGAAGACCTCGAAGAAGCAGAAGAGCCTGATCTGGAGGAAGACGATGATCAAAAAGCTGTGAAAGATGAACTGTAA
- the P4HB gene encoding protein disulfide-isomerase isoform X1, whose translation MLRRALLCLALAALVRAGAGAPDEEDHVLVLHKGNFDEALAAHKYLLVEFYAPWCGHCKALAPEYAKAAGKLKAEGSEIRLAKVDATEESDLAQQYGVRGYPTIKFFKNGDTASPKEYTAGREADDIVNWLKKRTGPAASTLSDGAAAEALVESSEVAVIGFFKDVESESAKQFLLAAEATDDIPFGITSNSDMFSKYQLDKDGVVLFKKFDEGRNNFEGEVTKEKLLDFIKHNQLPLVIEFTEQTAPKIFGGEIKTHILLFLPKSVSDYEGKLSNFKKAAESFKGKILFIFIDSDHADNQRILEFFGLKKEECPAVRLITLEEEMTKYKPESDELTAEKITEFCHRFLEGKIKPHLMSQELPDDWDKQPVKVLVGKNFEEVAFDEKKNVFVEFYAPWCGHCKQLAPIWDKLGETYKDHENVVIAKMDSTANEVEAVKVHSFPTLKFFPASADRMVIDYNGERTLDGFKKFLESGGQDGAGDDDVGGHRTLPPMGHAFSVLPGSTIQGCCEGF comes from the exons ATGCTACGCCGTGCTCTGCTCTGCCTGGCCCTGGCCGCACTAGTCCGCGCGGGCGCCGGCGCCCCCGACGAGGAGGACCACGTCCTGGTGCTCCATAAGGGCAACTTCGACGAGGCGCTGGCGGCCCACAAGTACCTGCTGGTGGAGTTCT ATGCCCCATGGTGTGGCCACTGCAAGGCTCTGGCCCCGGAGTATGCCAAAGCAGCTGGGAAGCTGAAGGCAGAAGGTTCTGAGATCAGACTGGCCAAGGTGGATGCTACCGAAGAGTCTGACTTGGCCCAGCAGTATGGCGTCCGTGGCTACCCTACCATCAAGTTCTTCAAGAACGGAGACACGGCGTCCCCCAAAGAGTACACAG CTGGCAGAGAAGCCGACGATATCGTGAACTGGCTGAAGAAGCGCACAGGTCCTGCTGCCAGCACGCTGTCTGACGGGGCTGCCGCGGAGGCCTTGGTGGAGTCCAGCGAGGTGGCAGTCATCGGCTTCTTTAAG GACGTGGAGTCGGAGTCTGCCAAGCAGTTCTTACTGGCAGCAGAAGCCACCGATGACATCCCCTTCGGGATCACATCCAACAGTGACATGTTCTCCAAATACCAGCTGGACAAGGACGGGGTTGTCCTCTTTAAGAAG TTTGATGAAGGCCGGAACAACTTTGAGGGGGAGGTCACCAAGGAGAAACTTCTGGACTTCATCAAGCACAACCAGTTACCCCTGGTCATCGAGTTCACTGAGCAG ACAGCCCCGAAGATCTTCGGAGGGGAAATTAAGACACACATCCTGCTGTTCCTGCCGAAGAGCGTGTCCGACTACGAGGGAAAGCTGAGCAACTTCAAAAAAGCTGCCGAGAGCTTCAAGGGCAAG ATCCTGTTTATCTTCATCGACAGCGACCATGCTGACAACCAGCGCATCCTGGAGTTCTTCGGCCTGAAGAAGGAGGAGTGCCCGGCCGTGCGCCTCATCACGCTGGAGGAGGAGATGACCAAGTACAAGCCAGAGTCGGACGAGCTGACGGCAGAGAAGATCACCGAGTTCTGCCACCGCTTCTTGGAGGGCAAGATCAAG CCCCACCTCATGAGCCAGGAGCTGCCTGATGACTGGGACAAGCAGCCTGTCAAAGTGCTCGTCGGGAAGAACTTCGAAGAGGTCGCTTTTGATGAGAAAAAGAACGTCTTTGTGGAGTTCT ACGCCCCGTGGTGCGGTCACTGCAAGCAGCTGGCCCCCATCTGGGATAAGCTGGGAGAGACGTATAAGGACCACGAGAACGTCGTCATTGCCAAGATGGACTCCACAGCCAATGAGGTGGAGGCGGTGAAAGTGCACAGCTTCCCCACGCTCAAGTTCTTCCCCGCCAGCGCCGACAGGATG GTCATCGACTACAATGGGGAGCGGACACTGGACGGTTTTAAGAAGTTCCTGGAGAGCGGCGGCCAGGACGGAGCCGGGGATGATGATGTAGGTGGTCACCGGACCCTGCCGCCCATGGGACATGCTTTCTCAGTGCTGCCGGGTAGCACTATACAGGGGTGTTGCGAGGGTTTTTAG
- the ARHGDIA gene encoding rho GDP-dissociation inhibitor 1: protein MAEQEPTAEQLAQIAAENEEDEHSVNYKPPAQKSIQEIQELDKDDESLRKYKEALLGRVAVSADPNVPNVVVTRLILVCSTAPGPLELDLTGDLESFKKQSFVLKEGVEYRIKISFRVNREIVSGMKYIQHTYRKGVKIDKTDYMVGSYGPRAEEYEFLTPMEEAPKGMLARGSYNIKSRFTDDDRTDHLSWEWNLTIKKEWKD from the exons ATGGCTGAGCAGGAGCCCACAGCCGAGCAGCTGGCGCAGATTGCGGCTGAGAACGAGGAGGATGAGCACTCGGTCAACTACAAGCCCCCGGCCCAGAAGAGCATCCAGGAGATCCAGGAGCTGGACAAGGACGACGAGAGTCTGCGCAAGTACAAGGAGGCCCTGCTGGGCCGTGTGGCCGTGTCCGCTG ACCCCAATGTCCCCAATGTTGTGGTGACCCGACTGATTCTGGTTTGTAGCACCGCCCCGGGCCCCTTGGAGCTGGACCTGACAG GTGATCTGGAGAGCTTTAAGAAGCAGTCCTTTGTGCTGAAGGAAGGTGTGGAATACAGGATAAAAATCTCCTTCCGG GTGAACCGAGAGATCGTGTCCGGCATGAAGTACATCCAGCACACGTACAGGAAAGGCGTTAAGA TTGACAAGACCGACTACATGGTGGGGAGCTATGGGCCTCGGGCGGAGGAATACGAGTTCCTGACCCCCATGGAGGAGGCCCCCAAGGGCATGCTGGCTCGAGGCAGCTACAACATCAAGTCCCGCTTCACAGACGACGACAGGACTGACCACCTGTCCTGGGAGTGGAACCTCACCATCAAGAAGGAGTGGAAGGACTGA